The genomic DNA CTTGAGACCGCCAAGCACTACCAGAGTGAGAACATGGAGACGGATCCGGTTTGCGGGATGCCGGTCAATCGGAATTGGGCCGCTGCGACCGCCGAATACGGCGGGAAGTCCTATTACTTCTGCATCGACGAATGTCGCCGGCGCTTTGCAGAAGACCCCAATCGGTTCGTAAGGGAACCGAAATGATGATGGGACATCCCAAACGGGGCGAACAGCCATGACTTGCAACCGAATTCAAGCGAATAAGATGATCTGGAAAACACGGCAATTCAAGCTCAATAGCGGGGTCCCATTCACTTGGACGTTCGCGGCGGTTGCCGCGATCGGTGTCATGTCCGCCGGGCGGATTGTCCTCGCTCAAACGGAGGGGCCGCGTCGGCCGGTGAACGCGTTGTGCCCCGTGATGACTCAAGAGGAAGTCAATCCGGAGTTCACCACGATATTCGAAGGCCGGGTCATCGGGTTTTGCTGCGACAAGTGTCTCGTCAAGTTCAAGGCGAATCCAAGTCGGTTTGCCGCGCGCATAGTTGTACGTGAAGTAAAATCCACGCCGATCGATGCGGAAGATGATCATGACGAGGAGGCAGAGAATTCGCTCGGCGACCGGCAAGCTAAGGAAGCCCATGGCGACCATGCCCACGGTAACGACGCGGCGCAAGACAACAACCGGGGGGAAGCGCATGACCATGATCACAATGAGGATGAGCATTCTGAAAGCGGCGACAGCGATCATGAGCATGGGCATGCGCAGGGTAGAGGATTCTTTGCCAAGGCGATCGGTTGGCTTGGCAAACTCCATCCGCCTATGGTCAACTTTCCGATCGCGATGATTCTGGGGGCCGCCCTGGCGGAACTGCTGCTGGTCGCGACGAAGCGGTCATTCTTCGTGAACGCCGGTCGGTTCTGCTTGTGGGTTGGCTGCGTTGGTGCCGTGGTGGCAGCCGTGCTTGGCTGGTTTTTCGGCGGCTTCCACTTGATGGACGATTCATGGATTCTGACAACGCACCGCTGGCTCGGCACGACAACCGCGGCGTGGTCCGTGCTGCTGCTGGTTGTCGGCGAGCAGACCCACCGTCGCGCGGACGCCACGCGAAGACGATACCGCGCCTTTCTGCTCATCGGCGCGAGTCTAGTCGGCGTCAGCGGTTTCTTCGGCGGATCACTGGTTTACGGAGTGAACCACTATGCGTTCTAAGTTCGCAAGTAACGGAATCCGGGAGCGCGTCTGGGATACGAGTACGTTGTGAGGACGACGAAAATGCCGAACCGGACTTGGACGCAAGTAAGCACTCTGTCGCGCTATGTCGTAATCGCTTTGCCCCTCGCCATCGGCCTGACTGGATGCGCGACAAGCCAGCGCGATTCGCAAGTAGCGACGAATGGAATAGGTTCCAATCAAGCGGAGCTGCTCAACCTCCTTGAAGCCTGTCGTCGTCAGCACGCAGCGGATTTATCGCGTGAAAGCCTGGCGGACTTGAAGCGCGATGCCGGCGACGTGCGGAGGTTCGCCGAGCAGCAGCGTCAACGCCGCGAGAGCATGCGCCGGGCCATGGAAACATACAACCGCGGCGTCTGCCTGATCCACGGCGCGTTCACGTTGATAGAAGAACGCGACGGGCGCCTTCAGCCCGTTGAGGATGCCGATGGACAGCCTCTTGAGTTCGAGTACCTCGGTTCCGGATTCCTGGTTGATGATCGCGGGTGCGTGTTGACGAATCGTCACGTCGCGGAGCCGTGGTGGAACAACGATGCTGTCGCCCCACTCATTGCTCGGGGGCTTGCTCCTGAGTTCACACGACTGACCGCAACTTTTCCCGGGAACGCGCCCAAAGACGTCGATCCGGACACGATTCGAACGAGCCGTGATGGCGTCGACCTAGCCATGTTCGTCGTCACTACTGATGCTGTGCCCGTGCTACCGCTTATTGAGGGTGATGCACGTGACCTGCGCGGGCAAGGGGTCATGCTCCTTGGCTATCCGACCGGATTGAGTGCCCTGCTTGCGCGGGCGGAGCCTGAGGTTGCGGAAGAAGCGATGAATGCAGCCGCGGACACCGCGAGCCTGATTCGCGAGTTGAGCGCCCGTAACGGCATCGC from Phycisphaerae bacterium includes the following:
- a CDS encoding YHS domain-containing protein, which gives rise to METDPVCGMPVNRNWAAATAEYGGKSYYFCIDECRRRFAEDPNRFVREPK
- a CDS encoding trypsin-like peptidase domain-containing protein — protein: MPNRTWTQVSTLSRYVVIALPLAIGLTGCATSQRDSQVATNGIGSNQAELLNLLEACRRQHAADLSRESLADLKRDAGDVRRFAEQQRQRRESMRRAMETYNRGVCLIHGAFTLIEERDGRLQPVEDADGQPLEFEYLGSGFLVDDRGCVLTNRHVAEPWWNNDAVAPLIARGLAPEFTRLTATFPGNAPKDVDPDTIRTSRDGVDLAMFVVTTDAVPVLPLIEGDARDLRGQGVMLLGYPTGLSALLARAEPEVAEEAMNAAADTASLIRELSARNGIAPLATHGTLNDVTDGKLIYDAVTTSGGSGGPVFGPDGTVIGVNFAMMRGFQGSNFGVPIRFARPLLDRLTEK